One window from the genome of Paracoccus zhejiangensis encodes:
- a CDS encoding metallophosphoesterase, producing MGTVDIIPDIHGQIAKLRGALDALGWRRSPAGWSHPDPERTIVFLGDFIDRGPENRAVIHLVRDLIDSGKARAIMGNHELNALHFHTAHSETGQPLRAHSEKNLRQHASFLAEFPVGAGETHEALAWMRSLPLFLEAEGFRAVHACWVDPTIDRVRALTDDGVLSEEQLIRAADPADELFHLAEEITKGPEHQLPDGIAFRDKDGTHRDHVRLQWWNTGARTWRDIAISVPVPDDLPDVPLPGTLMAQAYPADERPVFFGHYWLSGNPVLQGPNTLCLDYSAGKDGPLVTYELHPGAEGVAAAMRLKLQL from the coding sequence ATGGGAACAGTCGATATCATCCCCGACATCCACGGGCAGATCGCCAAACTACGGGGAGCGCTCGATGCCCTCGGATGGCGGCGGAGTCCGGCGGGCTGGAGCCATCCCGACCCCGAGCGGACCATCGTCTTTCTGGGCGACTTCATCGACCGCGGACCGGAAAACCGGGCCGTCATTCACCTGGTGCGCGACCTGATCGACAGCGGCAAGGCCCGCGCGATCATGGGCAACCACGAGCTTAATGCGCTTCACTTCCACACGGCCCACTCCGAGACCGGCCAGCCCCTCCGCGCTCATTCGGAAAAGAACCTCCGCCAGCACGCAAGCTTCCTGGCGGAGTTCCCCGTCGGTGCCGGCGAGACCCACGAGGCGCTGGCGTGGATGCGCAGCCTCCCGCTGTTTCTGGAAGCTGAGGGATTCCGCGCCGTGCATGCCTGCTGGGTCGACCCCACAATCGACCGCGTGCGGGCGCTCACCGACGACGGCGTTCTGTCCGAAGAGCAGTTGATCCGCGCGGCTGACCCTGCCGACGAGCTTTTCCACCTTGCCGAGGAAATCACGAAGGGGCCCGAACACCAGCTTCCCGATGGGATTGCATTCCGCGACAAGGACGGCACCCACCGCGATCACGTCCGACTGCAATGGTGGAATACGGGGGCCCGGACCTGGCGTGACATCGCAATCTCGGTGCCTGTTCCGGATGATCTGCCCGATGTCCCACTACCGGGAACCCTGATGGCGCAGGCCTATCCCGCCGACGAACGCCCCGTCTTCTTCGGTCACTACTGGCTCAGCGGCAATCCGGTCCTGCAGGGCCCGAACACGTTGTGCCTCGACTATTCCGCCGGCAAGGATGGGCCGCTGGTTACCTACGAACTGCACCCGGGTGCTGAAGGGGTTGCGGCGGCTATGCGTCTCAAATTGCAACTGTAA